CATTTAGCGGCGATTATGGATCAGTTGCCAGAAGCACTGCTCATGATTACTGGACAATATCATCCGAACGACGAACGGTAAGCCAGATGTATGCCAAGAACGGTAAGCCAGATGTATGCCAGAGACGAGCGTTGATCTGGATAAGTAGAACGGGGAAGAGGAGTCATTATCCCTTGATTGCCGAATAACATGCTGTTTGCCTACCGATACACCCTTCAGCAGACGCACAATTTTTCGAGGTGAAAGATTGTGCATTTTTGCATGGGTAATTTTATGGATGTATCGTGATCCAAAGGTGAATTGCGACGCGTAGTTATGCTATGATAGGAGCACGATAGACACAGTGCTGTCGCATCATGAAGGAGGAGTTACTATGTTTAGCGGTGCAGGTATTGGCCCGACCGGATTTATTTTGCTTATTATTCTGGCACTGATTTTGTTTGGTCCGAACAAATTGCCCGAGCTTGGCCGCGCTGTCGGTCGTACATTCCGCGAATTCAAGGAAGGTACGCGCGATATGATGAAAGATGATGAAACCAAATCCAAGTCCCGTATCGAATCGATGGAAGCGACTGAAGTGAAGTCCGAGATTCGCCCGGAAGACAAACGTTAATCATACACGTACAATACCAACCGCCATCCGGTAAGCTAGCAAGATGGGGGGCTTTCTTTGTGACGGCGGTTGTACAGCTCTTCCGAATCCCTTCCCCGGCGGAAGGGATTTTCTTTTCGATCATCCTTTCATGTCATGATAACGAAATGTCGCCAGTTAGTAGAAGTGAGGGAGTTCATGAATAAATCGGATAATGAAATGTCGCTGATTGACCATCTGACTGAGCTACGCCGCCGATTGATCATTGTGATCGCTGTGCTGTTTCTGGGCATGATTCTGGGGCTGTTTGTCGCTCAGCCGGTGTATCAGTACCTTGTATCAGCGGAGACCGCGCGCAATCTAGTCTTCCATGTGTTCTCATTCTGGGACGGCATTGGTCTATATATGAAGATTGCGATGGTAGTAGCGATTGCGCTGACCTTGCCATGTGCACTATATCAGATTTGGGCGTTTGTCAGCCCCGGTTTGCTGCTGCAAGAACGACGTACAGCGTTGCGGTATATTCCCTTTGTCTTTTTGATGTTTATGCTGGGTGTATTGTTTGCTTACTATATTGTCTTTCCGATGGCGCTTACCTTTACGTCTCAGGTCACGCGTAGCATGGGGCTAGAAGAAACATATGGGGTAGTGCAGTATTTCACTTTTATGTCCAATATTGTCTTTCCGGTGGCAGGGCTATTCGAGCTGCCGCTAGTGATTATGTTTTTGACGACCTTACGGATTGTGAATCCGGCATTGCTGCGCAAGCTACGACGAGTTTCGTACTTTGTGCTTGTATTTGTGGCAGTTGTGATTACACCACCAGATTTCATATCGGATATTCTAGTGGCGATTCCGCTGCTGGGATTATATGAGTTGAGTGTAGTATTATCGACCATTGTGCACCGTAAGCAGATGGCGCGCGATGCGCAGTTGTTGGATGATACAGATCTATAATAATCCGCTCTGCATCACAAAATGGAAAATAGGGATAATGCCCATTTCCATCCAGTAATTAGGTGCTATATTCCCATTTATTAGGCGCTGTATTTCCATTCATTTTAGGCTTTTATCGTTGAATCATATCACCAAAAGTACTTTTCCCGTATAGCGTGAGATCCGTTTAGGACTGCTATAAAGCGGAAGGGTATTTTTTTTGCTAATTCTGT
The DNA window shown above is from Paenibacillus sp. JQZ6Y-1 and carries:
- the tatC gene encoding twin-arginine translocase subunit TatC; its protein translation is MNKSDNEMSLIDHLTELRRRLIIVIAVLFLGMILGLFVAQPVYQYLVSAETARNLVFHVFSFWDGIGLYMKIAMVVAIALTLPCALYQIWAFVSPGLLLQERRTALRYIPFVFLMFMLGVLFAYYIVFPMALTFTSQVTRSMGLEETYGVVQYFTFMSNIVFPVAGLFELPLVIMFLTTLRIVNPALLRKLRRVSYFVLVFVAVVITPPDFISDILVAIPLLGLYELSVVLSTIVHRKQMARDAQLLDDTDL
- the tatA gene encoding twin-arginine translocase TatA/TatE family subunit; amino-acid sequence: MFSGAGIGPTGFILLIILALILFGPNKLPELGRAVGRTFREFKEGTRDMMKDDETKSKSRIESMEATEVKSEIRPEDKR